The following proteins are encoded in a genomic region of Cygnus olor isolate bCygOlo1 chromosome 11, bCygOlo1.pri.v2, whole genome shotgun sequence:
- the LOC121075902 gene encoding protein FAM169B-like has translation MEAEGGGRAAAGCLYLVDTVVGDPEALQADAETYYEKLLKQSSSTRDVFSIPGREKVKLEDSCVCFVPLYRNNPTCKMLLLTDPQDKETVLALYLNQCWWPLEDVVKTADPSRDGLISVQTFGERIVLFVLNYIIFGMLEGSSANDAFFLPHSATECAKILWRNGEAVAFYSVKMKGSLCDGTTSQCYLLPVLDTIFVQRKYRRGGLGMKMLHDFCQSFKAEDALGISCPISAAMYQVCQKFLQTYPEEQKRLWEVEAPGDWSQRVNIWLKIQMESSPSGKDEVSYGEYST, from the exons gTTGCCTTTACTTGGTAGATACAGTAGTGGGAGATCCAGAGGCTCTGCAGGCAGATGCTGAGACATATTATGAAAAACTCTTGAAGCAGTCATCATCCACTCGTGATGTTTTCTCTATCCCTGGAAGAGAGAAG gttAAACTTGAAGATTCCTGTGTGTGTTTTGTCCCTCTCTACCGAAATAATCCTACTTGCAAAATGTTGCTGTTAACTGATCCACAGGATAAAGAGACAG tttTGGCACTTTATTTGAACCAGTGTTGGTGGCCTCTTGAAGATGTTGTAAAGACGGCTGATCCTTCTAGAGATGGGTTAATTTCG GTCCAGACGTTTGGAGAAAGGATTGTCCTCTTTGTTCTGAACTATATTATTTTTGGAATGCTGGAAGGGAGTTCAGCTAATGATGCATTCTTTCTACCTCACTCTGCCACTGAGTGTGCCAAGATACTCTGGAGAAATGGCGAGGCCGTTGCCTTTTACTCGGTCAAGATGAAAG GGAGCCTATGTGATGGTACTACCAGTCAATGTTACTTGCTGCCAGTTTTGGATACTATATTTGtccagagaaaatacagaagaggtGGCCTGGGGATGAAAATGCTGCACGATTTCTGTCAGTCTTTCAAGGCTGAGGATGCCTTGGGGATCAGTTGCCCTATTTCTGCTGCCATGTATCAAG TTTGCCAGAAATTCTTGCAGACTTATCCTGAGGAGCAGAAGCGACTGTGGGAGGTGGAAGCACCAGGAGATTGGAGCCAGCGAGTGAATATCTGGTTAAAAATTCAGATGGAGTCATCCCCTTCAGGAA